ATGGTCACTGTATTCATGATAAACATTTTGGCTCAAGTTTGCCTTTGAATCACTGTATTCGTGATTCCCTGGTGTACTCCGAATCACCATCCAACTTACTAGAGTTTGGGATCAAaagggataaaataaaattctactGTTTATTATTGGTTCCATTGGACCGCCCGGGAACTGGACCGGGCCGACTGTTCGGTCTGATTCCCAGTTCCGAAAATTGGGAATCGGGATCACctgtccggttcccgattcttgaggggaatcgaGTCGGACCGGGAATCGCTCACCCCCTACGatacacaacttttgatacTTCTGGGatattcttttccatttattctatgagaaaattaagaatcgaGCTCGTCGATGTGGTGCGCGTGGATcctttaatagaaatatttgcATATGTTAGTCCTAACTCGAACTTTTATTATATCTCTATATTTAGATAATGGGGATATTTAATGCATTTGAATTAAACGAAACATGTTTGCATCGAATTAAACAGGGGGCTTGGCTATGAACATCTTCATTTTGGATCGGCCGATGGATGGCTTGACATGTGAGATGAACTAGAATTCAAAACTCAAGAATCATGGGAGTTGGCTTGAATTTCATGATAGCGCCATTGGACCCGGCTTCAACATTGCGGGATTGGATATGATTCCAAGATAGTGGGATCAGTCCTAACTCCTTGCTGTGGAGTTACATATGAGTCAAGCAAGTTGGATCTCGCATGCAAGAATTGTGgaagttttgacaaaaaatttgaagatgaggattagACAAGTCAAGGCCGGCCAAGAGAGCGGActgttacgaaaaaaaaaaaaaaaacaacccatTTTTGAAGAGGGATTTTGAAGGAGCAAAATGCGGTCAAGAGAATTGGATTACACGAAAATGAAACATGGCCAAACACTCACAGAGGAACCGTGGTTGATGACCAAAACACAGAGCAAACAAGGCGATCTGGAGTTTGAAAAGATTAATGAGCTGGCCAGGGATGAAAAATAGAGGGAGGGAAAACAGGAAGAGGTTCATGTGGTGattgatttaaggaaaatctGTCCGTGAGAGTTGGAAGTAacaaaaaatcagaatcagaCAAGTTCAGAAACTGATCTAATGCATGCCCCGGAGCTACTTCAATGCAACAGactccaaatttatcatttgcacaGCCATAATATGCTTCCTTTTATACCGAAAATTGGCTAACAGTCATCCAAACATTTATGAACAAACAAAACTTTACACAAACTAAATTTAATTTCAGTATGAAAACCAACTAATGTACCAATGATCGATAATGCTGCTGCACACATTATGCGTACTTCACATGAAACATAAAGGGAGCATGCTGAAAATTTCTCTGCAACTTCTGCAGACGGAAGTCCAGTCCTCCGCctccgttcaagaagaagatCAGTGAGCTTCCATTTCTGCACGTCTTCTTGCCTAGGAAATCGCAAGGAGAAACATAAGCAAAGCATACCAACCTTAGGAGCTTGTCAGATCGAAAGTTTTGCTCCAAGTGTAgtttcaacataaatttaggaaatgcatttcataaaaaatgttttctccttcatgttttcttttttcctgttaCTCCTGCTTAACGTTGGAGTCCAATAGTTTATCTTTGAATCGCTGCATCTCTCACCgtcatttccttcttcctcggtGTCGAAAGGAGAGCTATAGTAATGCAAATAACAAATAGTTAACCGAAGCAAATAATAGCAACACAACCATAACTCGCCTATTCCCTCTTCAAATTGCCTCTTTCGTATCTGCTCCATGTTGACTACTCTTTCAAGGCTTCAATTGTGTCCATCCTCTGCTTGGTATGTAGACTAAGTGAGGAAGATCCCTATATCCTAAGGACAGGATTTTCGCCAAAGCCAACTGCATGAGATCATGATCCTATTGGAAGAGCCACTGTCTCCAAGACAGAATCATTGATACACCGTATCCGGAAAATTTCAGTTCTTTCTTCCAATACCCACAACACTAAGAGTCTAAGACATGATCTTATGCGTGAAGCATGGAAAACTCTCTCTGCTCCTCAATGTCAGGGTGTGGACATTGTTTGAAGAGCATTCTCCTTACTATCAATTCAGAACAACAACAAAGTGCTTTCGGCCAAAATCCATAGAAAGGGGTAGACAAGCAATGATACACATACTTTCTGTGTCTCATTAGTCCTGTTTCTTCTTGCTGCAATAAGGTGCCCTTCCTCAACAATCACACAGCTGTCCAATCAAGGTATAATATAAGTAAGCACACTGTGAAATCATGGAAATACTAATTatcttaattagaaaataaagtaaCATATCTAAAATGCGCCTGCTTACTGAAAATCAGTCTCTTACTCAACTTGAACTTCAAGGCTGTCCAAAGCAAGCTCTGCCTTATACAGAAAAAGGCAGATAAGTCTTGTTATTTGCtaggagaaaaaaatatgagTATAAAGAGTCAGAATTTCTGTCATACGTGCATTCAGGCAATTCAAGAGGAAATCAGCGTGAAGTTGCTAGCAGTAGAAAATTTTCAGTATCAATATGCAGCTAATAATGAAATGAATTattcccccctccccccacccaaaaaaaaaaaaaaagcgggatGTGGCGAATGAATCTGTATCTTGTAGCTATAAGATCAAGATCATGCAGGTTCAGTATAATATATTGATCACATAACCTGTAATTCAAAGGCAATCCCAACCTAATACTAATATGGCTCTAACAACACTAAAGCAAAAACAGCAACTAATTTGACAAACTGCATGATGCTCCTTCTAGTGTGTCTGACTATTGGTACCTCAGAAATTTGTCTTTCATTAGTCAGGTCTTACTCGAACATTCAAGAAGAATCCAGGAGTTTTAGCTTCACGTGATAAAGGCATCACGTCTACtacattcacaaaaaaataaaaaatagaggaaaaaagagaaagcacaGTGACAAACACGACGATGATTCTCCCTTCTCCTCTCCCGGAACGTTATATTGGGATGAATATCTCTCACTACCTCGGGTatatttaatttgtgaaaataaGGTATGTCCGTTCTGTGATATACTTTTCTGATCAATGATTCAAATAAGATTTTGTATAAGTTAATTTCGAGTAATTCGAATGTGTATATCGTGAGATTGGTTCCCTTTGGTGTGGACGTAGTAACTCATAATTATCTTCCTTCTAACATTTCATGTATCGGGCGCATACAAAAGTTAGTGTGTATTAATAGCTTGACAAGTGATGAGACTCGATTTTGAAAACTgaaatcaaaaaccctaaatccttaattttatcgtcttcaCTCGCGCTCTCCGTCTCTCTGCTCGAGTCCTTACTCCTCTCTCGCTCTTGACGCTCGTCTATCGCACGCCTTGCCTCGCATTGTCTCGCTGCTCATGACCCCCACTCGACACTCGCCAGCTCGAGCCAAGAATGATATCCCAATCGCACTTCTTGGCAATTCATTTATGCGACGTGCAATGAATATGGGTATGTTCCTGGCAATTCATTTATGCGACGTGCAATGAATATGGGTATGTTCCTGGCAATTCATTTATGCGACGTGCAATGAATATGGGTATGTTCCCGACCTATTAAAACTCGTATGCAGAGTTACGCGTAACTTTTTCCGTAAACTAGTTTAACAATCTGATAATTTCAACTTAAAAGCATGAAACGGACTTGGCATCGCAGCAGCAACCCTCAGGAAGCGCTTGAACTTCCGGACAAAAACTGGTTTGAACATGGATTACGCTTCCTTTCTCAGCTCTCCTGACGAAATTCCGGGATTGGAAAAGCGGCAAATGCCAGTTAGAGTGcagtgaataatttgaaaacacAAGCAGGGGAGAATCTTATTATGCTAGGATCAACACCAATTTCTCGAATGGCAATCTGGCTAAGAATACTCATTCTAGAGGAAAGCTACATATGATAAACAGGGCATCTGAAACTCTAGCTTTTGCTTACTGGGCAAACTTTACTTACCAACAATCATACGGCCGAATGCCGCTCCAGTCAATAAACTATAGTTAGTGTCAGTCTGGATAAGGCTGCCGACCATCTAAATATAAACAGGGTGATTCTTAGAGGCTTTTAATTCAGACAGGCATCTTCGCTTCAGAGAGATCTTGGCACCACAGATCTGACTGAGACAAGATTTGTGGACGACTTGTGAGTTAGTATTGGCTGGGACGGGTTTAAATCAACTACGTCTTCCAAACATTGCTTAGGAAATTGAGCAAGGCGGTCCTTTATCTGCAAGATGAGTCCTCTTGCTTGATGTTGTATTCAGAAAGGCAATGAGCTACTTCATGTTTCCTGCAATACTTTTGACTCAGAGaagcataaatataaatttcAGGCTCTAAAAGTCAAAGTTTGCGTGATTTATTTCTTTACCTAGAT
This sequence is a window from Rhodamnia argentea isolate NSW1041297 chromosome 3, ASM2092103v1, whole genome shotgun sequence. Protein-coding genes within it:
- the LOC125314105 gene encoding LOW QUALITY PROTEIN: tRNA-specific adenosine deaminase 2-like (The sequence of the model RefSeq protein was modified relative to this genomic sequence to represent the inferred CDS: inserted 1 base in 1 codon; deleted 1 base in 1 codon), whose protein sequence is MEAGKQTSRNQLPANQRRRMRATELPEIELPANRRRWSRVNGGGRLPPPSESVGTDDVASDDXFSPQLLGFLRRAIDRAKLALDSLEVPVGCVIVEEGHLIAARRNRTNETQKARRRAEMEATDLLLERRRRTGLPSAEVAEKFSACSLYVSCEVRIMCAAALSIIGTLEAYYGCANDKFGVCCIEVAPGHALDQFLNLSDSDFLLLPTLTDRFSLNQSPHEPLPVFPPSIFHPWPAH